From Actinomyces slackii, a single genomic window includes:
- a CDS encoding iron transporter produces MRSLKITSALGALVLAGALGLAACSSGDTGQGASSGATGTAAQDSGGDSGAGFEEFPVGDDQEAEDQINVAMVYFQPIDMEPAGSGLAAKDADLHLEADVSALESNTLGYGGGDFVPGLTVEYTISDKSTGKEVTKGTFMEMNASDGPHYGGNVALPDAGQYELKVIIHSPEENGWVLHVDEETGVKGRFWTEPIELTWDWDYTPGQW; encoded by the coding sequence ATGCGATCACTGAAGATCACCAGCGCCCTGGGCGCCCTCGTCCTGGCCGGCGCACTCGGCCTGGCGGCCTGCTCCTCGGGCGATACCGGACAGGGCGCCTCCTCCGGGGCCACAGGAACGGCCGCCCAGGACTCAGGAGGCGACTCCGGTGCCGGCTTCGAGGAGTTCCCGGTCGGGGACGACCAGGAGGCCGAGGACCAGATCAACGTGGCCATGGTCTACTTCCAGCCCATCGACATGGAGCCGGCGGGATCGGGCCTGGCGGCCAAGGACGCCGATCTCCACCTGGAGGCCGACGTCAGCGCCCTGGAGAGCAACACCCTGGGCTACGGCGGCGGTGACTTCGTCCCCGGCCTGACGGTGGAGTACACCATCTCCGACAAGTCCACGGGCAAGGAGGTCACCAAGGGCACCTTCATGGAGATGAACGCCTCCGACGGCCCCCACTACGGCGGCAATGTGGCCCTGCCCGATGCCGGCCAGTACGAGCTCAAGGTCATCATCCACAGCCCGGAGGAGAACGGGTGGGTCCTGCACGTGGACGAGGAGACCGGTGTCAAGGGCCGCTTCTGGACCGAGCCGATCGAGCTGACCTGGGACTGGGACTACACCCCGGGGCAGTGGTGA
- a CDS encoding DUF2318 domain-containing protein has protein sequence MLEHFVSVVGGMTVPFLLLAALTVVLTPDLVNGWPRASRARMAAAGAGLAAAVVFAVLRATAVLQSRTAVNLPTATLLVIGDLVLLAILAVLVARTRWGHEGRFSLAANAVACLVLVLSFFRAAQEVILQLTAFIEPGQTVVSSEMLLRLLGFLGGWGAVSLLAFINVRALRRIPRRAAHLTALVFGVAMTAMDGADLVRHLHATHRLQLHGPAFRALIWATNNAQGLILITVAAVFLVPLIGLLATTLTPPVAQPNPARERSQRAERRRSRRWVMAAALALGGLALTRTIALAKVNEVPTLSEPEDYALDKAAGQARLALSALADGHLHRYAYAAQDSTEVRFIAILKNGGAYGVGLDACENCGPSGYYEDEGKVICLRCDVAINPATIGFKGGCNPIPLDFTVEGGDLIIATSILEESAEVFS, from the coding sequence ATGCTGGAGCACTTCGTTTCCGTCGTCGGGGGCATGACCGTCCCCTTCCTGCTCCTGGCCGCGCTGACCGTGGTCCTGACCCCGGATCTCGTCAACGGCTGGCCCCGGGCCAGTAGGGCCCGGATGGCGGCCGCCGGCGCGGGCCTGGCCGCAGCCGTCGTCTTCGCCGTCCTGCGAGCCACCGCCGTCCTGCAGTCGCGCACCGCCGTCAACCTGCCCACCGCAACGCTTCTGGTCATCGGCGACCTCGTGCTCCTGGCCATCCTGGCGGTGCTGGTGGCGCGCACCCGCTGGGGCCACGAGGGGCGCTTCAGTCTCGCGGCCAACGCGGTGGCCTGCCTGGTGCTGGTCCTGTCATTCTTCCGCGCGGCACAGGAGGTCATCCTCCAACTGACGGCCTTCATCGAGCCGGGGCAGACCGTGGTCTCCTCCGAGATGCTCCTGCGCCTGCTCGGCTTCCTGGGCGGCTGGGGCGCGGTGTCACTGCTCGCCTTCATCAATGTCCGCGCCCTGCGGCGCATCCCCAGGCGAGCGGCCCACCTCACGGCCCTGGTGTTCGGGGTGGCCATGACGGCCATGGACGGCGCGGACCTGGTCCGCCACCTGCACGCCACCCATCGCCTCCAGCTCCACGGACCCGCCTTCCGCGCCCTGATCTGGGCCACCAACAACGCCCAGGGACTCATCCTCATCACCGTCGCTGCGGTCTTCCTCGTGCCGCTGATCGGCCTGCTCGCCACCACCCTCACGCCCCCTGTCGCCCAGCCCAATCCCGCCCGGGAGCGCTCCCAGCGCGCCGAGCGCCGTCGCTCGCGCCGCTGGGTCATGGCCGCCGCACTGGCGCTGGGAGGCCTGGCGCTGACCCGCACGATCGCCCTGGCCAAGGTCAACGAGGTCCCCACCCTCTCCGAGCCCGAGGACTACGCGCTGGACAAGGCCGCCGGGCAGGCGCGCCTGGCGCTATCAGCGCTGGCCGACGGACACCTGCACCGATACGCCTACGCGGCCCAGGACTCCACCGAGGTGCGCTTCATCGCCATCCTGAAGAACGGAGGGGCCTACGGGGTGGGCCTGGACGCCTGTGAGAACTGCGGTCCCTCGGGCTACTACGAGGACGAGGGCAAGGTCATCTGCCTGCGCTGCGATGTGGCCATCAACCCCGCCACCATCGGGTTCAAGGGGGGCTGCAACCCCATCCCCCTCGACTTCACCGTCGAGGGCGGGGACCTGATCATCGCCACATCCATCCTGGAGGAATCGGCGGAGGTGTTCTCCTGA
- a CDS encoding ABC transporter permease, with protein MFLLRLLHRSFSRQLRRRALIALTVALSASISVAMLGVVLDVGDKINAELTTYGSNIVVQPRSGAVVDNLYETSQDTEAASFLNEEEVAGIKTIFWAYNIVDLAPTLSGSVTVSSDSGTTSEILATGTWFDKDLTLSTGESTTLGVTTLRSWWEVDGAWPRDDADEAIVGAELAEQLGVGTGQTITLAGAQGQRELRISGVYTSGDDDDRTLYAPLAVIQELSGRPGSVEQVEVKALTTPENDLSRKAASNPAALSSTEWETWYCTAYASSISYQIEEVMPGAVAKQVRQVAAVEGNVLSKTQALMILMTALSLVAAALAVASLTTASLVERTSEFALLKAVGASSASVNRLILAETAVIGVIGTVVGAAIGSGLAQVIGAVVFESTITMRPMVYVLVTILIALVLLVATASSMRSILRIQPATALHRR; from the coding sequence ATGTTCCTGCTGCGCCTGCTCCACCGCTCCTTCAGCCGCCAGCTGCGGCGCCGGGCGCTCATCGCCCTGACCGTCGCCCTGAGCGCCTCGATCTCCGTGGCCATGCTCGGCGTCGTGCTCGACGTCGGGGACAAGATCAACGCCGAGCTGACCACCTACGGCTCCAACATCGTCGTCCAGCCCCGGTCGGGCGCCGTGGTCGACAACCTCTACGAGACCAGCCAGGACACCGAGGCCGCCTCATTCCTCAACGAGGAGGAGGTCGCCGGGATCAAGACGATCTTCTGGGCCTACAACATCGTGGACCTGGCACCCACCCTCTCCGGCTCGGTGACCGTCTCCTCGGACTCGGGGACCACGAGCGAGATCCTGGCCACAGGCACCTGGTTCGACAAGGACCTGACCCTGTCCACCGGGGAGAGCACGACACTGGGGGTGACCACCCTGCGCTCCTGGTGGGAGGTCGACGGCGCCTGGCCCCGCGACGACGCCGATGAGGCGATCGTGGGCGCCGAGCTGGCCGAGCAGTTGGGCGTGGGCACCGGGCAGACCATCACCCTGGCCGGCGCCCAGGGGCAGCGCGAGCTGAGGATCTCGGGCGTCTACACCTCCGGCGACGACGATGACAGGACCCTGTACGCGCCCCTGGCGGTCATCCAGGAGCTCTCGGGCCGGCCGGGCAGCGTGGAGCAGGTCGAGGTCAAGGCCCTGACCACGCCGGAGAACGACCTGTCGCGCAAGGCGGCCTCCAACCCCGCCGCCCTGTCCAGCACGGAGTGGGAGACCTGGTACTGCACCGCCTACGCCTCCTCCATCTCCTACCAGATCGAGGAGGTCATGCCCGGGGCGGTGGCCAAGCAGGTGCGCCAGGTCGCCGCGGTGGAGGGCAATGTGCTGTCCAAGACCCAGGCGCTCATGATCCTCATGACCGCCCTGAGCCTGGTGGCGGCAGCCCTGGCGGTGGCCTCCCTGACCACGGCCTCCCTGGTGGAGCGCACCAGCGAGTTCGCCCTGCTCAAGGCCGTGGGCGCCTCCTCGGCCTCCGTCAACCGCCTCATCCTGGCCGAGACCGCTGTCATCGGCGTCATAGGGACAGTGGTGGGAGCGGCCATCGGCTCGGGACTGGCCCAGGTGATCGGCGCGGTCGTCTTCGAATCGACCATCACCATGCGCCCCATGGTCTACGTGCTGGTCACCATCCTCATCGCGCTCGTCCTCCTGGTGGCCACGGCCTCCTCGATGCGCTCGATCCTGCGGATCCAGCCGGCGACCGCCCTGCACCGCAGATGA
- a CDS encoding ABC transporter permease gives MTRPPLPAGQRAGRRRPMTNRRMFLTMLASAVLRRRSRVLTAMLSSAVGAVTLFCLAAVCLAIPAQMSAQMRQFGANLIVVPVSQDGSSNRIPDAEAHAVIQAVSRASGTGEVESAAYRYETVRINRSPYLLAGIDVDQVRELNGHWSLEGRWPQQGEVIIGKDVAQAAGLEIGSTVTAEYLSSDNLALDNSHLQTATPGASQSPSAGDEPSGSAESSDHAGHSGHSGHSGHGGHSDSEAGSSQGGQAQEPEEEAQGEASWRVAGIVDTGGEEDDIVYAPAVAVEELTGSADAGYDVIEMSIDTSLTPMDSVVSAVDDAGQGLRAEPVSKITSGDTRIITMLNTLFWVVSAVVLALTLVGVSTTMTVVVSERRQEIGLRKALGASGRSIALEFHSEAAVLGAVGGLIGAGLGHVLAVAVCLGVFETSISFNWPLALATVLLSALVAVAASYSPVRRASRIDPALVLKEE, from the coding sequence ATGACCAGACCACCACTGCCAGCAGGGCAGCGCGCCGGGCGCAGGCGCCCCATGACCAATCGCCGCATGTTCCTCACCATGCTGGCCTCCGCCGTCCTGCGACGGCGCTCGCGGGTGCTCACCGCCATGCTCTCCTCGGCGGTGGGAGCCGTCACGCTGTTCTGCCTGGCCGCGGTATGCCTGGCCATCCCGGCTCAGATGAGCGCCCAGATGCGCCAGTTCGGCGCGAACCTCATCGTGGTGCCCGTCTCGCAGGACGGCTCCTCCAATCGGATCCCCGACGCCGAGGCTCACGCCGTTATCCAGGCGGTCTCCCGGGCCAGCGGCACCGGTGAGGTGGAGAGCGCCGCCTACCGCTACGAGACGGTGCGCATCAACCGTTCCCCCTATCTCCTGGCCGGCATCGACGTTGACCAGGTCCGCGAGCTCAACGGGCACTGGTCGCTCGAGGGCCGCTGGCCCCAGCAGGGCGAGGTCATCATCGGCAAGGACGTGGCGCAGGCCGCGGGGCTGGAGATCGGGTCGACCGTGACCGCCGAGTACCTCTCCAGCGACAACCTCGCCCTGGACAACTCCCACCTCCAGACCGCCACGCCCGGGGCGAGCCAGAGCCCCTCCGCCGGCGACGAGCCGAGCGGCTCCGCCGAGAGCAGCGACCATGCCGGCCACAGCGGGCACAGCGGCCACAGCGGGCATGGCGGCCACTCGGATTCCGAGGCCGGCTCCTCCCAGGGCGGGCAGGCGCAGGAGCCCGAGGAGGAGGCCCAGGGCGAGGCCTCATGGAGAGTGGCCGGCATTGTCGACACCGGGGGAGAGGAGGACGACATCGTCTACGCCCCGGCGGTCGCCGTCGAGGAGCTCACCGGCAGCGCTGATGCGGGCTACGACGTCATCGAGATGTCCATCGACACCTCGCTGACCCCGATGGACTCGGTGGTCTCGGCGGTCGACGATGCCGGGCAGGGGCTCCGCGCTGAGCCGGTCTCCAAGATCACCTCCGGCGATACCCGCATCATCACGATGCTCAACACCCTGTTCTGGGTGGTTTCCGCTGTTGTGCTGGCCCTGACCCTGGTGGGCGTCTCCACGACGATGACCGTGGTCGTCTCCGAGCGGCGCCAGGAGATCGGTCTGCGCAAGGCCCTGGGCGCCTCCGGCAGGTCCATCGCACTGGAGTTCCACTCGGAGGCCGCCGTCCTGGGAGCGGTGGGCGGACTCATCGGGGCCGGGCTGGGACACGTCCTGGCGGTGGCCGTCTGCCTGGGGGTCTTCGAGACCTCCATCTCCTTCAACTGGCCCCTGGCGCTGGCCACCGTGCTCCTCTCCGCGCTGGTGGCCGTGGCAGCCTCCTACTCGCCGGTGCGCCGCGCCTCGCGCATCGATCCCGCGCTCGTCCTGAAGGAGGAATGA
- a CDS encoding ABC transporter ATP-binding protein — MLLELSHVSKIYGELHAVDDLSLEVPRGQWLSIVGSSGSGKTTLMNIIGCMDTASKGSVTLDGRELSALNAAQLTEIRKNVIGLVFQQFHLIAHLTAVENVMVAQYYHSMTDEKEAMEALDTVGLADRAHHLPSQLSGGEQQRVCIARALINHPDIVLADEPTGNLDETNEQLVLDIFRRLHEQGTTLIVVTHDAYVASCAQRQILLNHGRLVGERMNDGSVARRDSDMLDFSGHDSEPDGPGPEPDPDGASQESPDQPVQEADPGSRTSQEDR, encoded by the coding sequence ATGCTGCTCGAGCTGTCCCACGTGTCCAAGATCTACGGCGAGCTGCACGCGGTGGATGATCTCAGCCTGGAGGTCCCCCGCGGGCAGTGGCTGTCCATCGTGGGCTCCTCGGGATCGGGGAAGACCACGCTGATGAACATCATCGGCTGCATGGACACCGCCTCGAAGGGCTCGGTCACGCTCGACGGGCGCGAGCTCAGCGCCCTCAACGCCGCCCAGCTCACCGAGATCCGCAAGAACGTCATCGGACTGGTCTTCCAGCAGTTCCATCTCATCGCTCATCTGACCGCCGTGGAGAACGTCATGGTGGCCCAGTACTACCACTCCATGACCGATGAGAAGGAGGCCATGGAGGCCTTGGACACGGTGGGCCTGGCCGATCGCGCCCACCACCTGCCCTCCCAGCTCTCGGGCGGGGAGCAGCAGCGCGTGTGCATCGCCCGGGCCCTGATCAACCACCCCGACATCGTCCTGGCCGATGAGCCCACCGGGAACCTGGATGAGACCAATGAGCAGCTCGTCCTGGACATCTTCCGCCGCCTGCACGAGCAGGGGACCACGCTCATCGTGGTCACCCACGACGCCTACGTCGCCTCCTGCGCCCAGCGCCAGATCCTGCTCAACCACGGCAGACTGGTGGGGGAGAGGATGAATGACGGCTCGGTGGCGCGGCGAGACTCCGACATGCTGGACTTCTCCGGGCACGACTCGGAGCCCGATGGGCCCGGCCCCGAGCCCGACCCGGACGGCGCTTCCCAGGAATCCCCGGACCAGCCGGTCCAGGAGGCGGACCCGGGGAGCAGGACGAGTCAGGAGGATCGATGA
- a CDS encoding FMN-binding protein, with amino-acid sequence MSSHQHHPHDSRQRRSLVRVVTVAGAALAAAGMSGCGSQEVTPGQDEYAGRPQEGSASSTGSAQPTREPSSATSPTAGPYADGRYSASEAYGPIDDLVEEDSIDVTLTLSEGRITDVDVVGHALTDTSKEHVQRFVDKIDEEVVGRSVEDAHVEALAGASKTSRAFNDAVDAIAEQARKAAATPGATTSQASTP; translated from the coding sequence ATGAGCAGTCACCAGCACCACCCCCATGACAGCCGCCAGCGGCGCTCCCTGGTCAGGGTCGTCACCGTCGCGGGTGCCGCACTGGCGGCAGCGGGTATGAGCGGCTGCGGGAGCCAGGAGGTCACCCCCGGTCAGGACGAGTACGCCGGGCGCCCCCAGGAGGGCTCAGCCTCCTCCACCGGCAGCGCGCAGCCCACCCGGGAGCCGAGCTCGGCGACCTCGCCCACCGCTGGGCCCTACGCCGATGGACGCTACAGCGCCTCGGAGGCCTACGGCCCCATCGACGACCTGGTGGAGGAGGACTCCATCGACGTCACCCTCACCCTCTCCGAGGGTCGGATCACCGATGTCGACGTCGTCGGGCACGCACTGACCGACACCTCCAAGGAGCATGTGCAGCGCTTCGTGGACAAGATCGATGAGGAGGTCGTGGGCCGCAGCGTGGAGGACGCGCATGTCGAGGCGCTGGCCGGGGCCTCCAAGACCTCCAGGGCCTTCAACGACGCGGTCGACGCCATCGCCGAGCAGGCCCGCAAGGCCGCTGCGACGCCGGGCGCGACGACCTCCCAGGCCTCAACCCCTTGA
- a CDS encoding YbjN domain-containing protein, producing MPASDTPAPVAPAPVDTERVRRSVQGLGLRYFIDDEGDVGIPWRLVTIHVIFQDTRAIQLRGVWHRIAETENLPHLRELVEDWNVTRIGPKAYLTIDDAGVVRLHGEATYPLRAGMTDQQLSDFIFTSCRLIIALMRQAEERFPDPLSGGLEP from the coding sequence ATGCCCGCCTCCGACACGCCCGCGCCAGTCGCGCCCGCACCGGTTGACACCGAGCGCGTGCGCCGCAGCGTCCAGGGCCTGGGGCTGCGCTACTTCATCGACGACGAGGGCGATGTGGGCATCCCCTGGCGCCTGGTGACCATCCACGTCATCTTCCAGGACACCCGCGCCATCCAGCTGCGCGGCGTATGGCACCGCATCGCCGAGACCGAGAACCTTCCCCACCTGCGTGAGCTCGTCGAAGACTGGAATGTCACCCGGATCGGTCCCAAGGCCTACCTGACCATCGATGACGCCGGTGTGGTCCGACTCCACGGGGAGGCGACCTACCCGTTGCGCGCCGGGATGACCGACCAGCAGCTGTCCGATTTCATCTTCACCAGCTGCCGCCTCATCATCGCTCTCATGCGCCAGGCCGAGGAGAGGTTCCCCGACCCGCTGAGCGGAGGCCTGGAGCCGTGA